From one Planktothrix agardhii NIES-204 genomic stretch:
- a CDS encoding UDP-glucose dehydrogenase codes for MRVCVIGTGYVGLVTGVCLAQIGHDVICIDNNEEKVKLMKSGQSPIYEPGLPELMKSCMESGRLDFSSDLAAGVEHGEVLFIAVGTPPLPSGESDTRYVEAVARGIGANLTTGYKVIVNKSTVPIGSGDWVRMIVLDGVSERQKEKGSAGTPIEAEFDVVSNPEFLREGSAVYDTFNPDRIVLGSNSKKALEVMQELYAPLVSRKHSDHPSLPPVPIVLTDLSSAEMIKYAANSFLATKISFINEIANICDRVGADVTQVAQGIGLDSRIGNKFLQAGIGWGGSCFPKDVSALIHTADDYNYDAQLLKAAVEVNNRQRTIAIDKLQQVLKILKGKTVGLLGLTFKADTDDLRDAPALDIIQELNRLGAKVKAYDPIISQSGMRHGLTGVIVETDPELLADGCDALILITDWAQFQNLDYGKMAKKMHSAFMIDGRNFLDRKQLESAGFQYVGIGH; via the coding sequence ATGCGTGTTTGTGTAATTGGGACGGGATATGTGGGTTTAGTAACCGGAGTGTGTCTGGCACAGATCGGACATGATGTTATTTGTATTGATAATAATGAGGAAAAGGTCAAATTAATGAAATCGGGACAGTCCCCGATTTATGAACCCGGACTACCGGAATTAATGAAATCCTGTATGGAGTCCGGGCGGCTGGATTTTTCTTCGGATTTAGCTGCGGGTGTGGAACATGGTGAGGTGTTATTTATCGCCGTAGGAACTCCTCCTTTACCTAGCGGAGAAAGTGATACTCGTTATGTCGAAGCGGTGGCGCGGGGGATTGGAGCTAACCTGACCACAGGTTATAAAGTGATTGTGAATAAATCCACTGTACCCATTGGTTCCGGAGACTGGGTGCGGATGATTGTTTTAGATGGTGTTTCCGAGCGGCAAAAAGAAAAAGGGTCAGCAGGAACACCGATTGAAGCTGAATTTGATGTTGTTAGTAACCCGGAATTTTTACGCGAAGGTTCGGCGGTTTATGACACCTTTAATCCCGATCGAATTGTGTTAGGAAGTAATAGCAAAAAAGCCCTGGAGGTGATGCAGGAATTGTATGCACCTTTAGTATCGAGAAAACATTCTGATCATCCATCTTTACCCCCAGTTCCAATTGTGTTAACTGATCTAAGTTCAGCAGAAATGATTAAATATGCTGCTAACTCGTTCTTAGCAACTAAAATTAGCTTTATTAACGAAATTGCTAATATTTGCGATCGCGTCGGTGCGGATGTGACACAAGTAGCTCAAGGAATTGGCTTAGATTCTCGCATTGGGAATAAATTTTTACAAGCTGGAATTGGTTGGGGGGGTTCCTGTTTCCCTAAAGATGTTTCGGCTTTAATTCATACGGCCGATGACTATAATTATGACGCCCAATTATTAAAAGCGGCGGTGGAAGTTAATAACCGTCAACGCACGATTGCCATTGATAAATTACAGCAAGTGCTGAAAATTCTCAAAGGCAAAACCGTGGGATTATTGGGATTAACTTTTAAAGCTGATACGGACGATTTACGCGATGCTCCAGCTTTAGATATTATCCAAGAATTGAACCGTTTGGGGGCAAAAGTTAAAGCTTATGATCCGATTATTTCCCAAAGTGGGATGCGTCATGGGTTAACGGGGGTAATTGTTGAAACCGATCCTGAATTGTTAGCTGATGGCTGTGATGCGTTAATTTTAATTACCGACTGGGCGCAATTCCAAAACCTTGATTATGGGAAAATGGCGAAAAAAATGCACTCGGCATTTATGATTGATGGCCGGAATTTCTTAGACCGAAAACAATTAGAATCCGCAGGTTTCCAATATGTCGGTATTGGACATTAA
- the lepA gene encoding GTP-binding protein LepA, protein MTNVPVSRIRNFSIIAHIDHGKSTLADRLLEATGAVQKREMKEQFLDSMDLERERGITIKLQAARMNYKADDGEEYVLNLIDTPGHVDFSYEVSRSLAACEGALLVVDASQGVEAQTLANVYLALENNLEIIPVLNKIDLPGAEPDRIKSEIEEIIGLDCSGAVLASAKEGVGIHEILESIVRLVPPPQDTVDQKLRALIFDSYYDSYRGVVVYFRVMDGRLKKGDRVHLMASGKEYEVDEIGVLSPTQIPVDELHAGEVGYFSAAIKAVEDARVGDTITLANRQAEQALPGYTEAKPMVFCGLFPTDSDEYPNLKEALEKLKLNDAALSYEPETSSAMGFGFRCGFLGLLHMEIVQERLEREYDLDLIVTSPSVVYQVTTQKGEVMMIDNPSRLPEPNHREKIEEPYVRVEMITPEAYVGSLMELAQGRRGEFKDMRYLAQGRTTLVYEVPLAEVVTDFFDQMKSRSRGYASMEYHIIGYRENALVKLDIMINKDPIDSLAMIVHRDKAYHVGRAMVEKLKELIPRHQFKVPIQATIGSKVIASESIPALRKDVLAKCYGGDISRKKKLLQKQAKGKKRMKSLGSVDVPQEAFMAVLRLNQES, encoded by the coding sequence ATGACTAACGTTCCTGTTTCTCGAATTCGTAATTTTTCTATTATTGCTCATATTGATCATGGGAAATCTACCCTGGCGGATCGACTTTTGGAGGCGACGGGTGCGGTTCAAAAACGGGAAATGAAGGAACAATTTCTTGACTCCATGGACTTAGAGCGAGAACGGGGAATTACGATTAAATTGCAAGCCGCCCGGATGAATTACAAAGCCGATGACGGTGAGGAATATGTATTAAATTTAATCGACACTCCGGGTCACGTTGACTTTTCTTATGAGGTGTCTAGGTCTTTAGCGGCTTGTGAAGGGGCGTTATTAGTTGTGGATGCGTCTCAAGGGGTAGAAGCTCAAACTTTAGCAAATGTTTATCTCGCCTTAGAAAATAACTTAGAAATTATTCCGGTTTTAAATAAGATTGATTTACCCGGAGCGGAGCCAGATCGGATTAAAAGTGAGATTGAAGAAATTATTGGGTTAGACTGTTCCGGGGCGGTGTTAGCTTCGGCGAAAGAAGGGGTGGGAATTCATGAAATTTTAGAGTCTATTGTCCGTTTAGTTCCACCTCCCCAGGATACGGTTGATCAGAAATTACGGGCATTAATTTTTGATAGTTATTATGACAGTTATCGCGGGGTAGTTGTTTATTTTCGGGTGATGGATGGTAGGCTAAAAAAAGGCGATCGCGTCCACTTAATGGCTTCGGGAAAAGAATATGAAGTTGATGAAATTGGCGTATTATCTCCGACTCAAATCCCCGTTGATGAACTCCACGCGGGGGAAGTAGGATATTTTTCTGCTGCGATTAAAGCCGTTGAAGATGCCCGGGTTGGGGATACTATTACTTTAGCCAATCGTCAAGCCGAACAAGCTTTGCCCGGTTATACCGAAGCAAAACCGATGGTGTTTTGTGGGTTATTTCCCACGGATTCTGATGAATATCCTAATCTAAAAGAAGCCTTAGAAAAACTCAAATTAAACGACGCGGCGTTATCTTATGAACCGGAAACTTCTAGTGCGATGGGGTTCGGTTTCCGATGTGGATTTTTAGGGTTACTGCACATGGAAATTGTGCAAGAACGTTTGGAAAGGGAATATGATTTAGACTTAATTGTGACTTCTCCTTCGGTGGTTTATCAAGTTACAACTCAAAAGGGAGAAGTGATGATGATCGATAACCCCAGTCGTTTACCTGAACCTAACCATCGGGAAAAAATAGAAGAACCATATGTGCGGGTAGAAATGATTACTCCTGAAGCTTATGTGGGCAGTTTAATGGAGTTAGCCCAGGGTCGTCGGGGTGAATTTAAGGATATGCGATATTTAGCTCAGGGACGGACAACCTTAGTTTATGAAGTGCCTTTAGCGGAAGTAGTGACGGACTTTTTTGATCAGATGAAATCCCGTTCTCGTGGTTATGCCAGTATGGAATATCATATTATTGGATATCGAGAAAATGCCTTAGTTAAACTCGATATTATGATTAATAAAGATCCGATCGATTCTTTGGCAATGATTGTTCACCGAGATAAAGCTTATCATGTTGGACGGGCAATGGTGGAAAAACTCAAAGAATTGATTCCCCGTCATCAATTTAAAGTTCCCATTCAAGCCACAATTGGATCTAAAGTTATTGCTAGTGAAAGTATTCCGGCATTAAGAAAAGATGTGTTAGCTAAATGTTATGGGGGGGATATTAGTCGGAAGAAAAAACTCTTACAGAAGCAAGCCAAAGGTAAAAAACGGATGAAATCCTTGGGTTCTGTGGATGTTCCTCAAGAGGCATTTATGGCGGTATTACGGTTAAATCAAGAATCCTAA
- a CDS encoding putative UDP-glucuronic acid decarboxylase: MRILVTGGAGFLGSHLIDRLMEQSHEVICLDNFFTGRKRNILKWIGNPYFELIRHDITEPIRLEADQIYHLACPASPVHYQYNPVKTIKTNVLGTMNMLGLAKRIKARFFLASTSEVYGDPDVHPQTEDYRGNVNCIGIRSCYDEGKRVAETLAFDYHRQNGVDIRVVRIFNTYGPRMLENDGRVVSNFIVQALRGIPLTVYGDGSQTRSFCYVSDLVEGFIRLMNSDQIGPINIGNPGEYTILELAEKIQNLVNPDVEIQFKPLPEDDPKQRQPDITRAKTYLNWEPTIPLDQGLELTVKDFRERIYNS; encoded by the coding sequence ATGAGAATTTTAGTTACAGGTGGCGCGGGTTTTCTGGGTTCACACCTAATTGATCGCTTAATGGAACAGAGCCATGAAGTGATTTGTTTAGATAACTTTTTCACAGGGAGAAAACGAAATATCCTGAAATGGATCGGTAATCCCTATTTTGAACTGATCCGCCATGATATTACCGAACCAATTCGGTTAGAAGCCGATCAAATCTACCATTTAGCCTGTCCCGCCTCTCCAGTTCACTACCAATACAACCCGGTTAAAACCATCAAAACCAATGTATTAGGAACTATGAATATGTTGGGGTTAGCCAAACGGATCAAAGCCCGGTTTTTCCTAGCCTCCACTTCTGAAGTCTACGGAGATCCCGATGTTCACCCCCAAACGGAGGACTATCGAGGCAATGTCAACTGTATTGGGATTCGATCCTGTTACGACGAGGGAAAGCGGGTTGCAGAAACCTTAGCCTTTGACTATCACCGTCAAAACGGGGTAGATATTCGGGTGGTACGGATTTTTAATACCTATGGCCCCCGAATGTTAGAAAATGATGGCCGTGTGGTCAGTAACTTTATTGTCCAAGCCCTGCGAGGGATTCCCTTAACAGTTTATGGGGATGGTTCCCAAACCCGGAGTTTCTGTTATGTGTCAGACTTGGTAGAGGGATTCATCCGCTTGATGAATAGCGATCAGATTGGCCCTATTAATATCGGGAATCCAGGGGAATATACCATTTTGGAATTAGCTGAAAAAATTCAGAATCTCGTTAACCCAGATGTGGAAATTCAATTTAAACCGCTACCGGAGGATGATCCTAAACAGCGACAACCCGATATTACTCGTGCTAAAACCTACCTGAATTGGGAACCGACAATCCCACTGGATCAAGGATTAGAATTGACGGTGAAAGATTTTCGGGAACGCATCTACAACAGTTGA